A stretch of DNA from Anopheles nili chromosome 2, idAnoNiliSN_F5_01, whole genome shotgun sequence:
TGCAGAAAATCAAAGATTTTGTTGCTCCCAATGATAAAGTTTGTAGCCACATTAGAACAATTTGTAAGCAGTATTGAATGTGGATTGAATTTTATCGAATTTATCTTTTTAGCAGTATTCGAATAGCAACGGATGCAGTGTTTGCGGCAATGAacaatgttcaagacaacacaATCGCAACCAACCCCTACGGGCGACACCGTTGCCTCGCATTGATCGGTCGCTAGATGAGGCCATTGATGCATTCTTTACACATATATTAGACAACTTTATCCTTATATGGTACAACCGAGTGACCCCGGATGAAGATTTTGTGTACCATTTAAAATGCTCTTTACGCGATGCAATATGTCGATTAATAGTGCGGGCGAAGCAAGTGGATGCTGTTAGTGTGATAATGAACCGATTGCTACCTGTAGTGTTTGTACACTACGAGATTATTGCTAAGATGTTGCTGGTCGATCGCGTTCCGATGGATAAGCTAGCGAAAACGTTCGTCATCGATGAGTATCAAATTCACCCGGCGGTACTGAACCGGGCAGCGGAACTAAACTATCTCCGAGGGATTGCAAAGGTGCTCATTCCAAAACTTTTCACTGTAGAAAATACGAGCagcaaaatttttttcaatctcgTCAAGGAGCTGCTCACCTTTTGGGTGCTTTTGCCAGTACTGGACGTGATCGCAGATCCAAACCTTGTCAACTTGCTCATAATATTTGCGACTGATGAACGACGTACAAGGGACGCTTCACATAAGATAAAAAATGTTGCGTCCAATGGACGGTCGCCTTATGAAAAAGTTAACATGTTGGACGATTTTGTTACCCGAAGTCTGGGAAAGAGTAAACATCGTGGCACAGAGCTTGCAATCCTCCCTCATAATACTCTCTATCTCTGGCAAGACAAGGAAAAATTGTACTATTTTATGCAGTTTTTAATCAAGGAGGGATCGGTGGATTTACTACAGTTCTGTCTGGATGTAGGTAGGTTTAGTGCGCAAACACGTGGTTTCCTCCCTTATTTCATCATTCCCTATTTATTGCATGAAGATAATCTGAACAAGGAATTAGAAGACCCACATATAACAACTGATCCGAGCAAGCTTTCATCGTTGCATCAGCAGTCGGAAAATTTGCTCCGTAAGTATCATACGCTAGTATTAACCGGATCTGATCTAGACCATGGTGGCGCCACTACTCTTACGGAAGCTTACAATCAGACACGGCAAAAACTTGAAGAAAAGTGGGTAAAAGAATTTAGCAAAACATCGGAATATTTTGCCTTAGTTTATGGAGAGCGCGAAATCAAGAAATTCGCTAACAAAAGGTACATAAAATCCAGGAACGCTTGATTAATTTCGCAAAAATAACTCAAACTTTTATTTATCACGTACAGGGAGGGTGAAGGAACTAGCGGTGGTTCGGGGATAAAGCTGAGTGCTAAATTTAAGGAAGTGATTCGTGGCGCTGTTGATGGGGCCCCAATCGAAGCTACTGAATCTCCCACGGTGTGGGATGCTTTAAATGATACTCATCCTGGAAACAACATTTATAGCTCCGTCACGCAAAAACTTCGCAAGGAGAAAGGCCAAAGCTTGGATGTTTTCATGAATACTTTTATGCATTCCATCGAACAAAGGTTTGATTGTCTCTTGCGGTTAAACCGGTTGGAATCGttaaattgttttcttttctcaccaGCCCTGACGTAGGCGAAGACGTGGCACAGGAAAATGAACCGGttagcaggaaaataaaattgccTGGCCAAAGTGTTGTGTTTGGGGATTTGTTTGAGCTGAAAAAATCATCGAAATACACCCATACCACAACATTGATGTCACATAGTGTTCGGGGACCTTCTCA
This window harbors:
- the LOC128730242 gene encoding sorting nexin-14-like, producing MHILIHTVKDIVMKFYHDDIARLIAAAVLLVSFSCTFYVSFIIGVVILLFFINGCTAAVFVLNHKNSFGRCLQKIKDFVAPNDKQYSNSNGCSVCGNEQCSRQHNRNQPLRATPLPRIDRSLDEAIDAFFTHILDNFILIWYNRVTPDEDFVYHLKCSLRDAICRLIVRAKQVDAVSVIMNRLLPVVFVHYEIIAKMLLVDRVPMDKLAKTFVIDEYQIHPAVLNRAAELNYLRGIAKVLIPKLFTVENTSSKIFFNLVKELLTFWVLLPVLDVIADPNLVNLLIIFATDERRTRDASHKIKNVASNGRSPYEKVNMLDDFVTRSLGKSKHRGTELAILPHNTLYLWQDKEKLYYFMQFLIKEGSVDLLQFCLDVDNLNKELEDPHITTDPSKLSSLHQQSENLLRKYHTLVLTGSDLDHGGATTLTEAYNQTRQKLEEKWVKEFSKTSEYFALVYGEREIKKFANKREGEGTSGGSGIKLSAKFKEVIRGAVDGAPIEATESPTVWDALNDTHPGNNIYSSVTQKLRKEKGQSLDVFMNTFMHSIEQSPDVGEDVAQENEPVSRKIKLPGQSVVFGDLFELKKSSKYTHTTTLMSHSVRGPSQCFIYILVKVLNAPLFVVRLVLACCGVSRQTVDTLINVFVVKLISSGLKENRLAKLVNILREHIFLRKQMEPTPATLLRRQQEARKRLQDTRNGLGNVADVLQSPVLNKHLIYCLFDIVLLEMFPEMNELLCNK